Proteins encoded in a region of the bacterium genome:
- a CDS encoding class I fructose-bisphosphate aldolase, translated as MNLEAMIETTRALTARGKGILAADESHGTIGKRFAAIGVENTAENHRQYRQLLFMTPGVAEILSGVILYDETIRQKADDETPFPQLLVRLGIVPGIKVDAGAKPLAGAPDEMVTEGLDGLRERLAEYRSLGARFAKWRAVIQIGEGRPSRYCLEANAHALGRYAALCQEADLVPIVEPEVLMDGSHTIEQCFDATQAALDTLFRSLRDQRLVLEALLLKPNMVVAGAKCPRQAGVEEVAEATVRCLRRTVPAAVPGVMFLSGGQTPEHATQHLNAMNMLPGPRPWALSFSFARALQQPAMDAWRGSPAAVQAAQQAFLRRARLVSAAREGRYTPAMEQAAAAGPGRR; from the coding sequence ATGAACCTGGAGGCGATGATCGAGACGACGCGGGCGCTCACCGCGCGCGGCAAGGGTATCCTGGCCGCGGACGAGAGCCACGGCACGATCGGCAAGCGCTTCGCCGCGATCGGGGTGGAGAATACGGCGGAGAATCACCGGCAGTACCGGCAGCTGCTGTTCATGACGCCGGGCGTCGCCGAAATTCTGAGCGGCGTGATCCTCTACGACGAGACGATCCGCCAGAAGGCCGACGACGAAACGCCGTTTCCGCAGCTGCTCGTCCGCCTCGGCATCGTGCCCGGCATCAAGGTCGACGCGGGGGCCAAGCCGCTCGCCGGCGCGCCGGATGAGATGGTCACGGAGGGCCTCGACGGTCTGCGCGAGCGGCTCGCGGAGTACCGCAGCCTGGGGGCGCGGTTTGCCAAGTGGCGTGCCGTGATTCAGATCGGGGAGGGCCGCCCGAGCCGCTACTGCCTCGAGGCGAACGCGCACGCGCTCGGCCGCTACGCGGCGTTGTGCCAGGAGGCCGACCTCGTCCCGATCGTTGAGCCGGAGGTGCTGATGGACGGTTCGCACACGATCGAGCAGTGCTTCGATGCGACCCAGGCCGCGCTCGACACGCTGTTCCGGTCGCTGCGCGACCAGCGGCTCGTGCTGGAAGCGCTGCTGCTGAAGCCCAACATGGTCGTCGCGGGCGCGAAGTGCCCCCGGCAGGCCGGCGTCGAGGAAGTCGCGGAGGCGACCGTACGCTGTCTGCGCCGTACCGTGCCCGCGGCGGTGCCCGGCGTGATGTTTCTCTCCGGCGGACAGACGCCGGAGCACGCGACGCAGCATCTGAACGCGATGAACATGCTGCCGGGGCCGAGGCCGTGGGCATTGAGCTTCTCGTTCGCCCGCGCACTGCAACAGCCGGCGATGGACGCCTGGCGGGGCTCGCCGGCCGCGGTCCAAGCCGCGCAGCAGGCGTTTCTGCGCCGGGCGCGGCTGGTTTCAGCCGCCCGCGAGGGCCGGTACACTCCGGCGATGGAACAGGCCGCGGCGGCGGGTCCGGGACGGCGTTAG
- the pfp gene encoding diphosphate--fructose-6-phosphate 1-phosphotransferase, producing the protein MKTLAIVVGGGPSPGINAVIAAATIEARNHGLRVIGVPTGFQALVAGDVSKARELDINDVSRIHFEGGSILGTSRVNPAKTPDDLRRVTESLSRLEVSYLVTIGGDDTAFGASRVAAAMQGRLATVHVPKTIDNDLPLPPGIPTFGFTTAVNVGKDLVHNLMQDAATGGRWFFVTVMGRHAGHLALGVAGAAGATLAVIPEEFRAAEASKSHLPLGRVADILEGSIIKRLADGREHGVALLAEGLLENLDPATLGPVERDSYGNIRLAELDLGRLLRAKVTESLAARGLRVQIQPLDLGYELRCAPPDGFDIQYCRGLGYSAIRFLLQGGSGAMVTVQGDRLVPIPFADIIDPATGRIRVRRVDVESEMYAVYLSYMIRLRPEDFADPARVRALATAGRLADGEFVKRFRPVADALPQAAARVGPMVG; encoded by the coding sequence ATGAAGACACTGGCCATTGTCGTCGGCGGCGGACCGTCGCCGGGCATCAACGCGGTCATCGCCGCGGCCACGATCGAGGCGCGAAATCACGGGCTGCGCGTGATCGGCGTGCCGACCGGCTTCCAGGCGCTCGTGGCGGGCGACGTGAGCAAGGCGCGCGAACTCGACATCAACGACGTCTCGCGGATCCACTTCGAGGGGGGCTCGATCCTCGGCACGTCCCGGGTGAACCCGGCGAAGACGCCGGACGATCTCCGGCGCGTCACCGAGTCGCTCAGCCGGCTCGAGGTCTCGTACCTGGTCACGATCGGCGGCGACGACACCGCGTTCGGCGCGTCGCGGGTCGCTGCGGCGATGCAGGGCCGCCTGGCCACCGTGCACGTGCCGAAGACGATCGACAACGATCTACCGCTGCCGCCGGGCATTCCGACGTTCGGGTTTACGACCGCGGTGAACGTCGGCAAGGACCTGGTGCACAACCTGATGCAGGACGCCGCGACGGGCGGGCGGTGGTTCTTCGTCACGGTGATGGGCCGGCATGCCGGCCATCTCGCGCTCGGGGTCGCGGGCGCGGCCGGCGCCACGCTCGCGGTCATCCCGGAAGAGTTCCGCGCGGCAGAGGCGTCGAAGTCGCACCTGCCGCTCGGGCGCGTCGCCGACATCCTCGAAGGCTCGATCATCAAGCGTCTCGCCGACGGCCGCGAGCACGGGGTCGCGCTGCTGGCCGAGGGCCTGCTCGAAAATCTGGACCCGGCGACGCTCGGTCCGGTGGAGCGCGACAGCTACGGCAACATCCGCCTCGCGGAGCTCGACCTGGGACGCCTGCTGCGAGCCAAGGTAACGGAGAGCCTCGCCGCGCGCGGCCTGCGCGTGCAGATTCAGCCGCTCGATCTCGGGTACGAGCTGCGGTGCGCGCCGCCCGACGGATTCGACATTCAGTACTGCCGCGGGCTCGGCTATTCGGCGATTCGCTTTCTGCTGCAGGGCGGCAGCGGGGCGATGGTCACGGTGCAGGGCGACCGGCTGGTGCCGATTCCGTTCGCCGACATCATCGATCCGGCCACGGGACGCATCCGGGTGCGCCGGGTCGACGTCGAGTCCGAGATGTACGCGGTGTATCTCTCGTACATGATCCGCCTGCGGCCCGAAGATTTCGCCGATCCGGCGCGGGTGCGGGCGCTTGCGACCGCGGGCCGTCTCGCCGACGGGGAGTTCGTGAAACGGTTCCGCCCGGTGGCGGATGCGCTGCCGCAGGCCGCGGCGCGCGTGGGGCCGATGGTCGGGTAG
- a CDS encoding MFS transporter: protein MTTLDTRVRALAADAARRGAPGPGRVLAFNNALSAITNGTWYVIGPFIPLYLGTLGASLGQIGLVVGLAGIVPLLIAVPSGAVADAYGPAVVAVGSVVAYAAAAVVLAAVHGVWAVAIAYTLLSGANIGFALSAQAVVASVSAPRDRLANFGYYSLWSSGGAVLGPIVGGAVAGGPGYVAAFVLAGVLMVPCLFLARTLRAVRAPSRQVVSLTGGYHLVGTILRYPGIPAVLLISFLVVAGQQLQQSFFPVYLSRSGLSQGLIGIVFAVTSLSSMLVRSLLAPGARRLGMTGLVLTAVSLMAWSLGITPQLREFWLLAGAGALMGAGTGLGYPLTMNLMTAPVPPELQGVAFGVRQAVQRVATVVSPIAFGAIIAAYGLGTGFTAGAIMLVAALPIIARVAGPLLRRPGPP, encoded by the coding sequence ATGACGACGCTTGACACTCGAGTGCGCGCGCTGGCGGCGGACGCAGCCCGGAGGGGCGCGCCCGGGCCCGGCCGTGTGCTCGCGTTCAACAACGCGCTGTCGGCGATCACGAACGGCACCTGGTACGTCATCGGTCCGTTCATCCCGCTCTATCTCGGGACGCTCGGCGCGTCCCTCGGGCAGATCGGCCTCGTGGTCGGCCTCGCGGGCATCGTGCCGCTGTTGATCGCGGTTCCGTCCGGGGCCGTCGCCGACGCCTACGGCCCGGCCGTCGTGGCGGTGGGCTCCGTGGTCGCATACGCGGCCGCCGCCGTAGTCCTCGCCGCCGTGCACGGCGTCTGGGCCGTCGCGATCGCCTACACGCTGCTCAGCGGCGCCAACATCGGGTTCGCCCTCTCGGCGCAGGCGGTCGTCGCCTCGGTGAGCGCGCCCCGCGACCGCCTCGCCAACTTCGGCTATTATTCGCTCTGGAGCTCCGGCGGCGCCGTCCTCGGCCCGATCGTCGGCGGCGCGGTGGCCGGCGGGCCCGGCTACGTCGCCGCGTTCGTACTCGCGGGCGTGCTGATGGTCCCCTGCTTGTTCTTGGCGAGGACGCTGCGCGCGGTCCGCGCACCGTCGCGTCAGGTCGTCTCGCTCACGGGCGGCTACCATCTCGTCGGCACGATTCTGCGCTACCCCGGCATCCCGGCCGTGCTGCTGATCTCGTTTCTCGTGGTGGCCGGCCAGCAGCTTCAACAGTCGTTCTTTCCGGTTTACTTGAGCCGTAGCGGGCTGTCGCAGGGACTGATCGGCATCGTCTTCGCGGTGACCAGCCTCAGCTCCATGCTCGTCCGATCGCTCTTGGCGCCGGGCGCCCGGCGGCTCGGCATGACCGGCCTTGTGCTGACCGCGGTGTCCCTCATGGCGTGGTCGCTGGGCATCACGCCGCAGCTGCGGGAGTTCTGGCTCCTGGCCGGTGCCGGCGCCCTCATGGGCGCCGGCACCGGCCTCGGCTATCCCCTGACGATGAACCTCATGACCGCGCCCGTGCCGCCCGAACTGCAGGGCGTCGCGTTCGGCGTCCGTCAGGCGGTGCAGCGCGTGGCCACGGTCGTCAGCCCGATCGCCTTCGGTGCGATCATCGCGGCCTACGGGCTGGGAACCGGCTTCACCGCCGGAGCGATAATGCTCGTAGCGGCCCTGCCGATCATCGCGCGGGTGGCGGGCCCGCTCCTCCGGAGACCGGGGCCGCCCTGA